The Huiozyma naganishii CBS 8797 chromosome 6, complete genome genome includes a window with the following:
- the ATX1 gene encoding copper metallochaperone ATX1 (similar to Saccharomyces cerevisiae ATX1 (YNL259C); ancestral locus Anc_1.98): MSNHYQFDVVMTCSACSNAISKVLTRMEPEVTKFDVSLEKQTVDVQTDLAYETVLEKIQKTGKEVKGGKSVGAQLI, translated from the coding sequence ATGAGCAACCACTACCAGTTCGACGTCGTGATGACGTGCTCGGCCTGCTCAAACGCAATTAGCAAAGTTTTGACAAGAATGGAGCCCGAAGTGACCAAATTTGACGTTTCCCTAGAGAAGCAAACGGTGGATGTGCAAACGGATTTGGCATATGAAACCGTTCTTGAGAAAATCCAAAAGACCGGGAAAGAGGTTAAAGGTGGTAAATCAGTCGGAGCGCAGCTAATATGA